Proteins encoded within one genomic window of Nitrospira sp.:
- a CDS encoding SIS domain-containing protein: MTVKPSGRDSKISKIEESLADGRRVLEIEARAVQSLVDRLDAKFAKAVQLLVQCKGKVVVSGMGKSGLIGQKIAATLASTGTSSFFLHPAEGVHGDLGMLARRDALVAISNSPEGTRETDPRSKLRGITSSNE, translated from the coding sequence ATGACAGTGAAGCCATCTGGCCGGGATTCGAAAATTTCGAAAATAGAAGAGAGTCTGGCCGACGGTCGGCGCGTGCTTGAAATTGAAGCGCGAGCCGTCCAATCGCTTGTGGACCGGTTGGATGCCAAGTTCGCAAAGGCGGTGCAGTTGCTTGTTCAGTGTAAGGGAAAGGTCGTCGTGTCGGGCATGGGGAAGTCCGGCTTGATCGGTCAAAAAATCGCCGCGACGCTTGCCAGCACCGGTACGTCGTCGTTTTTTTTGCATCCCGCCGAGGGCGTGCATGGAGATCTGGGCATGTTGGCGCGACGTGATGCGTTGGTCGCGATTTCCAACAGCCCAGAGGGTACCAGAGAAACGGATCCCCGTAGCAAGCTACG